DNA sequence from the Bacteroidales bacterium genome:
TTGATGAAGGCTGCATCATAGGAAAAGGTACTAAAATATGGCATTTCACGCATATTATGAGCAATTGTGAAATCGGTGAGAACTGCAATTTTGGTCAGAATGTAGTGGTATCGCCCGGAGTAAAACTTGGTAAGAATGTAAAAGTTCAGAACAATGTATCCATTTACACGGGTGTGGTTTGTGAAGATGATGTCTTCCTTGGGCCTTCCATGGTGTTTACCAATGTAATTAACCCGAGGTCGGCGGTCAACCGCAAGGCTGAGTATGCCCAGACCATTGTCAGAACCGGTGCATCAATTGGTGCCAATGCAACCATTGTCTGCGGCAATGAAATC
Encoded proteins:
- a CDS encoding N-acetyltransferase, translating into MENEKEYFAHPTAIIDEGCIIGKGTKIWHFTHIMSNCEIGENCNFGQNVVVSPGVKLGKNVKVQNNVSIYTGVVCEDDVFLGPSMVFTNVINPRSAVNRKAEYAQTIVRTGASIGANATIVCGNEIGAFSFIGAGAVVTKAVPAYALVVGNPARQSGWMSEFGHRLKFDEKGIATCPESKEKYELKDGKVAKLG